GAGCACGCGACGACTGTGGCGCTGTCCGGCGACCGCAACCGTCTGCGCAACCATGCCGTCATCAGCCTGCTCGACTTCGTGCGCAAGACCATGAAGCACGACAGCTGAAACCGATGGCGCTGCCGCGCAGCGGGCTCGGGGCCGCGCTTGTTCTGTTGCTGCCGGCCGTCTCGATCCTGTCGGGCGTCGACGGGATGGCGAAGTATCTCTCCGGCATCGGCTATTCCGTTCTCCAGATCGTCTGGGCACGTTATGTCTTCCAGACCCTGCTGACCTTTCCCTTCGCCTGGCGCAAACACGGTCGTGCGCTGTTGCGTCCGACCGACCTGCCCGCACAGGCGGCCCGCAGCCTGCTGCACGCCACCTCGACCTTTCTGATCTTCATGGCCTTCGCCCGCATGCCGCTGGCTGACGCCATCGCGATCTTCTTCGTCTATCCCTTCGTCGTCACCGCGGTCGCGCCGTTGATGCTGGGCGAGCGGGCCGGCTGGCGTCGCTGGGTCGCCTGCATCGTCGGCTTTCCGGGCACGCTCTTCGTCATCAAGCCCGACTTCGGCGGGCTTGAGGCCGGCGCGATCTTCTCGATCGCGGGCAGCATCGCCTTTGCCTTCTACATCCTGCTCACCCGCCGCGTGGCACTCAGCACCGACGCGACCATGACGATTTTCCTGCAAGGCCTCGTCGCGGCCGTGGCGCTGTCGTTCGTGGTGGCGCTCGACTGGCGCATGCCCGATCCCGGGGTCTGGCTGCTGCTGGTCGCGCTCGGCGCGGTGTCGGCGCTCGGGCATTTCATGATTATCCGCGCCTATACCCACGCCCCGGCCTCGCTCCTGGCGCCCTTCGGCTACTTCGAGATCGTCGCGGCGACGATCATCGGACTTACGGTGTTCGGAGACTTCCCCGATGCCTGGAGCTGGCTCGGCATCGCCATCATCGTGGCGAGCGGGATTTACATCTCTTGGCGCGAGCGTCGCGTCACAGCATCGACTTGACGGAAATCACCCCGGCGCGGGCCTC
This DNA window, taken from Rhodospirillales bacterium, encodes the following:
- a CDS encoding DMT family transporter, with product MALPRSGLGAALVLLLPAVSILSGVDGMAKYLSGIGYSVLQIVWARYVFQTLLTFPFAWRKHGRALLRPTDLPAQAARSLLHATSTFLIFMAFARMPLADAIAIFFVYPFVVTAVAPLMLGERAGWRRWVACIVGFPGTLFVIKPDFGGLEAGAIFSIAGSIAFAFYILLTRRVALSTDATMTIFLQGLVAAVALSFVVALDWRMPDPGVWLLLVALGAVSALGHFMIIRAYTHAPASLLAPFGYFEIVAATIIGLTVFGDFPDAWSWLGIAIIVASGIYISWRERRVTAST